A DNA window from Mycolicibacter terrae contains the following coding sequences:
- a CDS encoding Hsp20/alpha crystallin family protein has protein sequence MSTLTLWQRPFNRPFDTDRWVRDFFGPATASDWRTPSSGFYPAAEITKDGDDAVIRLELPGIDVDKDVTVELDAGRLVVHGERRDEYAGTDPADADRTLREVRYGSFRRSFGVPAHVTGDAVTASYDAGVLSVRVAGVYAGSEPRRIAITK, from the coding sequence ATGAGCACTCTGACCCTGTGGCAACGTCCGTTCAATCGCCCCTTCGACACCGACCGGTGGGTACGCGACTTCTTCGGCCCAGCCACCGCGAGCGACTGGCGGACGCCGTCGAGCGGCTTCTACCCCGCCGCCGAGATCACCAAGGACGGTGACGACGCGGTGATCCGCCTGGAACTCCCCGGCATCGACGTGGACAAGGACGTCACCGTCGAGCTCGACGCCGGGCGACTGGTCGTGCACGGCGAACGTCGCGATGAGTACGCCGGCACCGACCCCGCCGACGCCGACCGGACCCTGCGCGAGGTGCGCTACGGCTCCTTCCGCCGCTCGTTCGGGGTCCCGGCGCATGTCACCGGCGACGCCGTCACGGCGTCCTATGACGCCGGTGTGCTCAGCGTCCGGGTGGCCGGCGTCTATGCGGGCAGCGAGCCGCGACGGATCGCCATCACGAAGTAG